One window of the Zea mays cultivar B73 chromosome 3, Zm-B73-REFERENCE-NAM-5.0, whole genome shotgun sequence genome contains the following:
- the LOC100192044 gene encoding Cytochrome P450 86A1 — protein sequence MATVQDNGVLHLHPYAVAAAAAALISAYMVWFWALTRRLSGPRMWPLVGSLPSVVLNRARVHDWIVDNLRSKGEAATYQTCILPLPFLARRQGLVTVTCNPRNLEHILRARFDNYPKGPMWQAAFHDLLGQGIFNSDGETWLLQRKTAALEFTTRTLRQAMARWANRIIKYRLWSILADHCEAAASVDLQDLLLRLTFDNICGLTFGKDPETLSPGLQENPFANAFDSATEATLQRFLFPSFLWRVKKALGVGSERSLRESLAIVDQYMTEAIAARKANPSDDLLSRFMKKRDGSGRAFPEDVLQWVALNFVLAGRDTSSVALSWFFWMLMLRRDVERKVVLEIVSVLRETRGDDCGRWTEEPLDFDELDRLVYLKAALAETLRLYPSVPQDSKYVVEDDVLPDGTVVPAGSAVTYSIYSVGRMESIWGKDCSEFRPERWLSADGTRFEPAKDAYRFVAFNGGPRTCLGKDLAYLQMKSIASAVLLRHSVELVPGHKVEQKMSLTLFMKNGLRVHVKPRDLAGYVVAPEEAPQLGAFVISTTTAAAA from the coding sequence ATGGCCACTGTACAGGACAACGGTGTCCTGCACTTGCACCCCTATGCCGTCGCCGCGGCGGCAGCGGCATTGATCTCGGCGTACATGGTGTGGTTCTGGGCGCTGACGCGACGGCTGTCCGGGCCGCGGATGTGGCCCCTCGTCGGCAGCCTGCCCAGCGTCGTCCTGAACCGGGCGCGGGTTCACGACTGGATCGTCGACAACCTGCGCTCCAAGGGGGAAGCGGCCACGTACCAGACGTGCATCTTGCCGCTGCCGTTCTTGGCGCGGCGCCAGGGGCTGGTGACCGTCACGTGCAACCCGCGGAACCTGGAGCACATCCTGCGCGCGCGTTTCGACAACTACCCCAAGGGCCCCATGTGGCAGGCGGCGTTCCACGATCTCCTGGGCCAAGGCATCTTCAACTCCGACGGCGAGACGTGGCTGCTCCAGCGCAAGACGGCGGCGCTCGAGTTCACCACGAGGACCTTGCGCCAGGCGATGGCGCGCTGGGCCAACCGCATCATCAAGTACCGCCTGTGGAGTATCCTCGCAGACCACTGCGAGGCCGCGGCGAGCGTCGACCTCCAGGACCTGCTCTTGCGCCTCACCTTCGACAACATCTGTGGCCTCACCTTCGGCAAGGACCCCGAGACACTGTCGCCGGGGTTGCAGGAGAACCCCTTCGCCAACGCCTTCGACTCCGCCACCGAGGCGACGCTGCAGAGGTTCCTGTTCCCCAGCTTCCTGTGGCGCGTCAAGAAGGCGCTCGGCGTCGGCAGCGAGCGGAGCCTCCGCGAGAGCCTCGCGATCGTGGACCAGTACATGACGGAGGCCATCGCGGCGCGCAAGGCGAATCCGTCGGACGACCTGCTCTCCAGGTTCATGAAGAAGcgcgacggcagcggcagggcgTTCCCCGAGGACGTGCTCCAGTGGGTCGCGCTCAACTTCGTGCTCGCGGGACGCGACACGTCGTCCGTCGCGCTCAGCTGGTTCTTCTGGATGCTCATGCTGCGGCGCGACGTCGAGCGCAAGGTGGTCCTGGAGATCGTCTCCGTCCTCAGGGAGACGCGTGGCGACGACTGCGGGAGGTGGACCGAGGAGCCGCTGGACTTCGACGAGCTGGACCGCCTCGTGTACCTGAAGGCGGCATTGGCGGAGACGCTGCGGCTGTACCCGTCGGTGCCGCAGGACTCCAAGTACGTGGTGGAGGACGACGTGTTGCCCGATGGCACCGTGGTGCCGGCCGGCTCAGCGGTCACCTACTCCATCTACTCGGTTGGACGAATGGAGAGCATCTGGGGAAAAGACTGCTCTGAGTTCCGGCCTGAGCGGTGGCTCTCGGCTGACGGGACCCGGTTCGAGCCGGCCAAGGACGCGTACCGCTTCGTGGCGTTCAACGGAGGGCCGCGGACGTGCCTGGGCAAGGACCTGGCGTACTTGCAGATGAAGTCTATCGCTTCCGCTGTGCTACTGCGCCACTCGGTGGAGCTCGTCCCTGGACACAAGGTGGAGCAGAAGATGTCGCTCACTCTGTTCATGAAGAACGGCCTCCGAGTGCACGTCAAGCCGCGGGACCTCGCCGGCTACGTCGTGGCACCGGAGGAAGCCCCGCAGCTGGGAGCCTTTGTGATCTCGACCACAACTGCAGCAGCTGCATAA